One bacterium DNA segment encodes these proteins:
- the topA gene encoding type I DNA topoisomerase, producing the protein MAKNLVIVESPTKTKTLKKFLGANYDVAATMGHIVDLPSSRLGVDVENDFRPEYEQIEGKEKVIKTLKEAAKKADVIYLAPDPDREGEAIAWHVAGILKGSKAKLRRATFNEITKSAVIEALKNAGSIDQNKVDAQQARRVLDRLVGYQISPFLWKTVCRGLSAGRVQSVALRLVCEREAEIRAFVPQEYWSIGVELYKKGDKAKASFTAVVAERDGEKLDILEGATARRIEAELREADYSVAAVKTTDRKRQPYPPYVTSTLQQDAAARIRFSPKKTMSVAQALYEGVEVGDKGAVGLITYMRTDSTRVAQEAQQAAREFIVSEYGKDYCPETPPVYTSKKRTQDAHEAIRPTYFDLPPATVKKYLSADQLKLYTLIWNRFVASQMAPAEIERTSVDITAAVADPKSKKGHRYTLKTGAEKVVFPGFLKVYEDVAEENGNGNGNGKKVVALPKLAEHDPLVMVDVLPEQHWTKPPARYTEASLVKELEANGIGRPSTYAQIISTILARNYVKLEERRLYPTGLGETVNAILVDAFPEMFNVEFTAEMELELDRIEEGTETWTEIMHAFYGPLSGSLAHASERVAEIKQSHREVLPDPCPECGSQLIVRWSRSGKFIACSAYPKCRYTSDPDRKEAAAAEPTDQVCEKCGAPMVIKSGRFGRFLACSAYPTCKNTKPIPTGVKCPEDGCNGELVPRRTRFGRPFYSCSNYPNCKYAVWDRPVPRECPQCHSPFMLAKSTKAKGEHFLCPVCKHVVMAETAVEQPEPVEA; encoded by the coding sequence ATGGCCAAGAACTTAGTAATCGTCGAGTCGCCGACCAAGACAAAGACGCTCAAGAAATTCCTCGGGGCGAACTATGATGTGGCCGCCACGATGGGGCACATAGTTGACTTGCCGAGCAGCCGTCTGGGCGTCGATGTGGAAAACGACTTCCGGCCCGAATACGAACAAATCGAAGGTAAAGAGAAGGTAATCAAGACCTTAAAAGAGGCGGCCAAGAAGGCCGACGTCATCTATCTCGCTCCCGATCCTGATCGCGAGGGAGAGGCCATTGCGTGGCATGTAGCCGGCATTCTCAAGGGCTCGAAGGCCAAACTACGCCGTGCTACATTTAATGAGATCACCAAGAGCGCCGTGATTGAGGCGCTGAAGAACGCGGGCTCCATCGACCAGAACAAAGTCGATGCCCAGCAGGCCCGCCGTGTCCTCGACCGGCTGGTCGGCTACCAGATCAGCCCCTTCCTCTGGAAGACGGTCTGCCGTGGATTGTCGGCCGGTCGGGTCCAATCGGTCGCGTTGCGTCTGGTCTGCGAGCGCGAGGCCGAGATCCGCGCCTTCGTGCCGCAGGAATACTGGTCGATCGGCGTCGAATTGTACAAGAAGGGTGACAAGGCCAAGGCCAGCTTTACGGCCGTGGTCGCCGAGCGCGACGGCGAAAAGCTCGACATCCTTGAAGGCGCCACCGCCCGGCGCATCGAAGCGGAATTGCGCGAAGCCGACTACAGCGTGGCTGCGGTCAAGACCACCGACCGCAAGCGACAGCCCTACCCGCCGTATGTGACCTCCACGCTCCAGCAGGATGCCGCGGCACGGATCCGCTTCTCGCCCAAAAAGACCATGTCGGTCGCCCAAGCGCTCTATGAGGGCGTCGAAGTCGGCGACAAGGGCGCGGTCGGTCTCATTACCTACATGCGCACCGATTCGACCCGCGTGGCGCAGGAAGCCCAACAGGCCGCGCGCGAGTTCATCGTCAGCGAGTACGGCAAGGATTACTGCCCGGAAACCCCGCCGGTCTACACGTCCAAGAAGCGGACCCAGGACGCCCACGAAGCGATCCGTCCGACCTACTTCGACCTGCCGCCGGCCACGGTCAAGAAGTACCTGAGCGCCGATCAGTTGAAGCTCTACACGCTGATCTGGAACCGCTTCGTCGCCTCACAAATGGCACCGGCCGAAATCGAGCGCACCTCGGTTGACATCACCGCCGCGGTCGCCGATCCCAAGTCAAAGAAGGGACATCGCTACACACTGAAAACCGGCGCCGAAAAGGTGGTCTTCCCCGGATTCCTCAAAGTCTACGAGGATGTCGCCGAGGAAAACGGCAATGGCAACGGCAACGGCAAGAAGGTCGTGGCCCTGCCCAAGCTGGCGGAACACGACCCGCTGGTCATGGTCGATGTGCTCCCCGAGCAGCACTGGACCAAACCGCCGGCGCGCTACACCGAGGCCTCGCTGGTCAAGGAACTTGAGGCCAACGGCATCGGCCGTCCGTCGACCTACGCCCAGATCATCTCCACCATCCTGGCGCGCAACTATGTCAAGCTGGAGGAGCGCCGTCTGTATCCGACCGGGCTGGGCGAGACGGTCAATGCGATTCTGGTCGACGCCTTCCCCGAGATGTTCAATGTCGAGTTCACCGCCGAAATGGAACTGGAACTCGACCGCATCGAGGAAGGGACTGAAACCTGGACCGAGATCATGCACGCCTTTTATGGTCCCCTGTCCGGCTCCCTGGCGCACGCGTCCGAGCGCGTTGCCGAGATCAAACAGTCGCACCGCGAAGTCCTGCCCGATCCCTGCCCCGAATGCGGATCGCAGTTGATCGTGCGCTGGTCACGTTCCGGCAAGTTCATTGCCTGCTCGGCCTATCCGAAGTGCCGCTACACCAGCGATCCCGATCGCAAGGAGGCCGCAGCCGCCGAGCCGACCGACCAGGTCTGCGAAAAGTGCGGCGCGCCGATGGTGATCAAGAGCGGACGTTTCGGACGTTTCCTTGCCTGCTCGGCCTATCCGACCTGCAAGAACACCAAGCCGATTCCGACCGGCGTCAAGTGCCCTGAGGACGGCTGCAACGGCGAACTGGTGCCGCGGCGCACCCGCTTCGGACGGCCCTTCTATTCATGCTCGAATTACCCGAACTGCAAGTATGCCGTCTGGGACCGGCCGGTGCCGCGCGAGTGCCCGCAATGCCACTCGCCGTTCATGCTGGCCAAATCGACCAAGGCCAAGGGCGAGCATTTCCTCTGCCCGGTCTGCAAGCATGTGGTCATGGCCGAAACGGCTGTGGAACAACCCGAGCCAGTCGAAGCCTGA